Within Candidatus Chlorohelix allophototropha, the genomic segment ATGCATAAAAAATATAGGGCGCGGCACCATTTTGCTGATTTCCGCCAGCGGTGAAAAATCAACTAGAGCTTTCCCGGTGCGAAATTTAAACATGAGGTTAGCTAAATCCATAACCGGGCGTTCCGGCAAGTGAGAAGTAGCCGTCCAGTTATGCGCTATAACCTCTTGACGGCTGGCAAAGCTGCTATCTGCCCAAACTGCCTGTATATCAGGGTCTTTTGACGCACCAACCAACACCACTGCTGCCCCTAACGAGCCGCCTAATGCCCCAATTATTGGCTTTCTCGAACCTTCTTCGGCAAAACGGGTTCGAACAAAGGCTACTGCCGCCAGAAAATCTTCCAATTCGCCATGCCCTAGAGTTATAATTTCATCGCTTCGGCGTTCTAGACCATGACCGCGACAATCAAACATCAGCACGTTAAACCCGGCTTTCCAAAGAAAAGTGCTTATACCAAGCATGTCCTCTTTTCTGCCTCTGTGCCCATGCACCGTAATGATTACGCGGCTTTCTCCAAAGTGAGGCAAATACCAGCCCGACAAAAGTCTGCCATTCGCAGTAGGAAATAGCACTTCTTCGTATTCGGAATCTAGCTCGTAAGGGGTAAAGTTATATTTCTCGGCTTGGTTTAGCGCGGTTGGCGCTACTATCTTTGAAACGAGATAATTAGCAGCGCCCAGTGAACTTGCTCCGAATAGGGCGACCCCTGCTACGGCTCCACCTGCTATTTTTTTCCACATATTACCCATTCACATCAATTATATCAATAATAAATACTCTTAAATTTTTTACCTAATATTAATAGATTAATTTGTGATAAATGTTGAATTTATATTTTAGCGCATACTGACCAATTAATCGAATTAAATTTCTCTAATGATAGAGCGTTTGACAGGAGATACAGGTGGAAGCCTCCCGGAGTTGCCCTAAAAACGTTTCTTGCAATATATTGACAATTGCCCGGATGCCTGCTAAAATTATTTTAGATGCTCTAATTTATTTGAATGATAAAGAATTATTAAATGTCAGAAAATAATCAAACAAAATACACTCCAGAAGCAGAACTCGTCATTTCCGATATCGAGACCTTGAAAGTTCTGGCAGATCCAATGCGACAGCGCATATTGGAAAAGGTATGCGATGTGCCGATTACTGCCAAGCAAATTTCGGCAAATCTAAAAATCCCCGTGACCAAGCTTTATTACCATCTCAATATGATGGAAGAACATGGGCTGGTAAAAGTGGTAGGTACTCGCTTGGTATCGGGCATCGTTGAAAAGCAATATCAAGCCAGCGCATATTTTTTTCGCCTCGACCGTTCGCTTTTCGATTTCTCTAAAGGCGGCTCAAAAGAGGGTATAGATTTGGCATTATCAACCGTATTCGATATTACCCGCGAGGAAATTAAAGAAAGTGTTGAAAAAGGGCTAATAACAGCCGATGCCGATAATGCCGATGCCCACAAATTGACTTTGAGACGCATAAACCGTGCAATGTCGGACACTGAGGCGAAGGAATTTATCGGCAAATTGAATGAGCTTTTGGCAGACTGGAATATTACTGATAAAGAAACTAAAGAACAGGACAGTAACAAACAACAATTTACTTTGACATTGGCTTTTTATCCGGTAAGTTCTGAAGAAACCAAACAGGAATAATTTGATTTTATCCAAAGGTAATAGCATGGATAGGCTAAAAATATTTGGAATGTGTGTATGGGCTTCTACCTTTATCATAATTATGCTAATGCTACTCGTTATATTTGCATGGCCCCATACCTTCTAGTTTCAAAGTGTGCTTGCATTGAGCAAGAAGGTTCATCTGAAGTAATAAAATGGGAGGTCTGAAATGTTTTCGATAAATCCCGACATTGTAAAAGCTGAAATAGATTATAGATGTAACGCTTATCACAACGAAGCACATAATATGCGTCTGTACCAACTGGCTAAAAACAGCAGCGCTAATACTGATGCTGAAATTAATCCTATGCGAAAAAAACTGGGGAAATTATTGATACGGTGGGGTATGCAACTCGCCGGATATACTTTATAAAGTAGCATCCTCAATAATTAATAAGTGGTCTGGCAAGTTATTACCAGACCACTCGTCTTTTTATAGCGCAATAAAAGCGAGCAACTTAAATAGTACCGACCAATTTACCGGCTTCTTCTTCCTTATTGGATTTAA encodes:
- a CDS encoding alpha/beta hydrolase, encoding MWKKIAGGAVAGVALFGASSLGAANYLVSKIVAPTALNQAEKYNFTPYELDSEYEEVLFPTANGRLLSGWYLPHFGESRVIITVHGHRGRKEDMLGISTFLWKAGFNVLMFDCRGHGLERRSDEIITLGHGELEDFLAAVAFVRTRFAEEGSRKPIIGALGGSLGAAVVLVGASKDPDIQAVWADSSFASRQEVIAHNWTATSHLPERPVMDLANLMFKFRTGKALVDFSPLAEISKMVPRPIFFMHALDDATTPVSHVHRLYAAALGPKELWLEDGIGHCGIYFKYRKEYRQRAIEFFKTWLL
- a CDS encoding winged helix-turn-helix domain-containing protein produces the protein MSENNQTKYTPEAELVISDIETLKVLADPMRQRILEKVCDVPITAKQISANLKIPVTKLYYHLNMMEEHGLVKVVGTRLVSGIVEKQYQASAYFFRLDRSLFDFSKGGSKEGIDLALSTVFDITREEIKESVEKGLITADADNADAHKLTLRRINRAMSDTEAKEFIGKLNELLADWNITDKETKEQDSNKQQFTLTLAFYPVSSEETKQE